One bacterium genomic window carries:
- a CDS encoding PilZ domain-containing protein translates to MGKDRTSGERRKFDRFAVKIPVNCKTVSPERKHTGRGLVHTTTKNISSNGILLKWPGEYRLPEFLKLGISVIPTSKPIESIAWTVWTKEKSRRGKGKTELPNQYDVGLSFVENEYSKIPRLISRETDFYWEIFEKTGHIQAYLLHKGVRKECEEISKDG, encoded by the coding sequence ATGGGGAAAGATAGAACATCTGGTGAGAGGAGAAAATTTGACCGCTTTGCGGTTAAGATTCCCGTAAATTGTAAAACGGTCAGTCCGGAAAGAAAACATACGGGGAGAGGCTTAGTCCATACCACTACAAAGAATATCAGCAGTAACGGTATTCTGTTGAAGTGGCCTGGAGAGTATCGGTTGCCTGAATTTTTGAAATTGGGAATAAGTGTAATACCCACTTCAAAACCGATAGAGTCGATTGCCTGGACGGTCTGGACTAAGGAAAAGAGTCGTCGAGGTAAGGGCAAAACCGAACTGCCCAACCAGTATGATGTGGGATTATCTTTTGTTGAGAACGAATACAGCAAAATTCCCAGGCTGATTTCCCGGGAGACTGATTTCTACTGGGAGATATTTGAGAAAACAGGCCATATTCAGGCTTACCTATTGCATAAGGGAGTTCGTAAAGAATGTGAAGAGATTTCCAAGGATGGATAA